The DNA sequence GCGGAGGTTCCACTGGTGGCGCGCAGTTGGATGGTGTGCTGTGCCCTGCCGGAGCGGGTTAACCATTGGCTCGATTGGCGAGCGCTGGCGTGTGCGCGGGTGTGCGCGGAACAAATCCAGCCCTTTGACTTGATCACAGCCGATAAGACGGATTGGTCCGGGCAGATCTCCCGTTTTTTGCAGCATCTGGCGCAGGAGGCTGCCGATCAGACGCTGGTTTTCTCCGGCTTCGGTAATCAGATCTCCCACTTTCGCAGGGCAGCGGCGGACCTCTTGCCGGGCGCCATGCCGCACTCCATGCTGGCGATGCGGCCTCTCGCCGGGAGACTTTATCCCGACGCCCTCCTGGCGGGGCCGGAGGATCTCGCAGCCCTGCTTGGGCTGCCGGCCTGGAGCGACGCGGAGATTGAGGCGACGCTGGCCCAGCTCGCTGCCATCTGGGAGCAGGTGGTTCATCACCTCGCGGCGCGCGGCATTGCGACGGATGCGCAACTCACCGATTTCATGGCGGTTGAGGAGGCGGCCATGGACTGGACGCCCTATGCCTTCGATGCCGGATTCATCCGCTCGCTGCCGGATAGGCCCGGCGTCTATTTGATGCGCGACCAGGACGGTGCCGTGATCTATATCGGCAAGGCCGGCAGCCTGGCCCGGCGCGTCAAGAGCTACTTCATTCCCGGAATGGTGCCGGATGCCAAGCTCGAGCAGATCCGCCGCCGGCTCCACCAGCTTGAAATCCGTGAGGTGGGTTCTGAACTTGCGGCCTTGCTGCTCGAACAGCGCTTCATCCGCCACTTCGATCCGGATATCAACCGGCAGCTACAGGTGCAGGAGAGGCCTCATCGCCGGCGCGCCCGTTTTCCGCGGGTCCTCGTGCTGCCCTCCGCCGTGCCGGAGTGGCTGCAGCTCTTCTTTCTGGATCCGCAGCGAGGGCTGGCCTCCTTCTGGCTGGCGCGCGACTATGAGCAGCCGGGCCCCCCGCCACCTTGTCATGCGGCCTGGCAGGAGAGCGGCCCGGAGGGGGATGCGGCTGAGGACTGGCTGTTGCGCAGCCGGGCCGCGCTGACGCAGGCTTTGCAGGGCTTTTACTGGGATACCGCGGGGCAGGGCCAAACCGATGCGGCGGAGATCGCCTGGTCCTGGCTCGGCGATCAGGCGGCGCCAGTCCCCGGCGTCGATCTGCGCAAGAGCGCTTCGCCGGCAGAGACGGTGCGGTTGATCGAGGAGTATCGCTTACGGTTGACGGATTGGCAGGACCAGGTTATTTTTACATGAGGGAGCGCCGCGCGGGTGATCCTACCGGCGGCCGCTGAACAGGAAATCGGATAAGGTAGAGTCCATGACAGCCCGGTGCGGGGATAAAAGGACGCGAGGTTTTTTGCTGATGGGCTGCGCGCTGATGCTGGCCGTAGGCCTGCCGGCGCAGACGCCACCAGCTATCACCTCGCCCGCCGGCTTTCTCGGTTTCACACCGGGAGAGGATTTCCGCCTGGCGGATGCCGGTACCATTCTGGCCTATTTCCGGCTGTTGGATCGCCAGAGTCCTCGCCTGCAAGTGCAGCGCCTGGGGCAGACCACGCAAGGCCGGACCTTCTGGATGGCGGTGATCTCCTCACCCGAGAATCTGGCGAATCAGGAGACCTTGATCCAGTTGCAAGCGCAGCTGGCCGATCCGCGGGAGATGGTTCCGGCCCAGGCGCGCCGGCTGATGCGCGATGCCCGCGCCGTTGTTTGCATCGCCTGCTCGATCCATCCCATCGAGATTGGTCCGGCGCAAATGTCCATGAATCTGGCTTACCATCTGGTTTCGGATAACTCGGAGGAGACGCGCACCATCCTCGACCGCGTCATTCTCCTGCTCATCCCGACGCACAACCCGGACGGACTCGATGCCGTCGTCGAGTGGTATAAAAAGTACCGGGATACGCCTTTCGCCGGCGGGCCTGTCCCCTTCCTGGACCATCCCTACGCGGGGCATGACATCAACCGCGATTGGGTGGTACTCAGCCAGAAAGAGACGCGGCTGACGGTCGAGAAGGTCTATAGCGTCTGGCACCCTCACGTGGTTTTCGATCTGCACCAGATGGGATACACCGGCCCGCGGATGTTTCTACCGCCCTACCGTGATCCCTCCGATGACAACATTTCGCCGCTCCTCCAGGCGCAGACCAACGCCCTGGGCACCGCAATAGCGGCGGAGATGACCGCAGCGGGGATGGCAGGCGTCGCACATGCGTTTTACTTCGATGCCTTTGCCTCGAGCCGCGCCTATGTCTATTACCACGGCGGCATCCGGCTGCTCGGCGAGATCGCTTCCGCTCGGCTCGCCACGCCGTTGACCCTCACGCCCAGCGATCTAGCGGGTGACAGTGAAATTGCCCCGCTCCGGCGTTCCTGGCAGCAGCCGCTTCCCTGGAAGGGAGGGGTCTGGCGGCTCGGTCATATCGTTGAATACGCGGAGCAAGCCAGCAGGGCTCTCCTCAGCCTAGCTGCTCGCGACCGCGAAGGCTGGTTGGAACGGAGCTGGAAGGTTCAGAGCGATGCCGTCCTGCCCGGAGATGATCGTGAAGTCTTCATCCTACCGCCGCGCCCATTTGATGCGCATGCGCAGTATGATCTGCTCTCGCTGCTGCAGACAGGGCAGGTGGAAGTGTATCAGGCGCGTAGCAAGGTGGCGGTCGCCGGCACCCTTTACCCGGAGGAGAGTTACCTGATTCCGACCGATCAGCCCAATGGTGCTTATGTGCGCACCCTGCTGCAGACGCGGCTCTATGTCAATCGGTCCGGCACCGAAACGCCTTACGATGTCAGCAGTTACAACCTTGCCTATGCCTTTGGCGTCAAAGTGCTCGAAGGACGCGGCGAGATTCTGGGCGATTTCGAAAAGGTGGGCAGGCTTCCCTTTCCGGTCTCGGGGGTGAACGACCTGCCGGAACACACCGGTTTTTTTCTCGATTATCGCACCCAGGCCGCCAATCGGGTGGTAAACCGCCTGCTTGCAGCAGGGGTTCCGGTTTTCTGGCTCAAGGAGCTGCAGCGCACCGCTAGGGAGGTCTGGCCTGTGGGCAGTTGCTGGATCGTGACGGATTCGCTCAAATTGCTGCAGGACCTCTCGCGCATCTATCATGTCACCTTTACGGCCGGCAAGCTGCGCGCGCCACAACCGGCCTGGCGGCTGCGGACGCCGCGCATCGGTCTGTACACCAGCTATCTGGCCGAGAGCGATGAGGGTTGGACTCGCTACGTCCTGGAAACCAATGAATTTCACTATGACCGCATCATCAATCCGACCGTGCAGCGCGGTGATTTGCGCCGGCAGTATGATGTGATCATCCTGCCCTCTCAGCCGGCGGCCGATATCCTCGAGGGTGCGCAGCCAGGACAAATGCCCGAGCTGTTCGGCGGGGGAATTGGCGCCTCCGGAAATCAGGAACTGCGCCGGTTCGTGGAGAGTGGTGGCACCCTGATCGCGCTTAATCAGGCGTGCGGTGTGCCGCTGAGGTGGGATCTCCCGGTGCGGGATGTCACGGCCAGTCTAAGTCAACAGGAGCTTTTTGTGCCGGGTGCGTTCCTGCGTGCGACCTTTCAAGGGGGACATCCGCTGGGGTACGGCCTGCCGACCGATCTGAATATCTTTAATCATTTTAGTCCTGCTTTTGTGGTGGAAAGCGGTGAAGCCGTGCTGGTCTACCCCAACGAGCGTCTGTTGCAGGATGGGTTTGCCCGGGGTGAGGGACTGCTTATCGGCCGGGCGGCATTGGCGTGGGTGCCCCGGGGAGAGGGGCATGTCGAACTGGTGGGTTTCCGTCCCCAGTTCCGTGCCGAAACCCGCGCCACTTTCAAGGCGCTCTTCAACGGCCTGCTGCTCAGCGCAGCCAGCGAGGCCGTCTGTCCCTGATTTTACGGTGGGAATGATTTCAAGGCCATCCGGTGTTGTTAATACATAACCCGCCAAATGGGAGGGGCTATGGCAGAAAAGATACGGCCATTCCTGGCCATCAACAAGCAATGGATGATCAAGAAAATTCTGGTCACTTATTTCCGTGCCAAGAACACTTTTGCCAATATCGATCGCGAAGTGCAATCCGGACACGATGTCGAGTTTGACCGTATTCTGAAGCTTTCCAATGTGCTCTATGTCATCAAGCAGGATATGCACCTCCTTTTTCAGCGCAGCTGGCCGGGCAAGCAGGGTGCCGGGAATGATTATGAAAAGGTACAGCCCAACAGCCTTGAAGTGGAGCTTATCAACAATGTTGGTCTCCTTTTCCATAAAGCCATGGTTTTGCGCGAGCAGGCCTACATCCTGGAGCACTATTCCGACGCGAGCTCGGATGGCAGCGCAACCCGCGCCAATATGAATTCCTATATTGACAAGATTCGGGCTCTTTTCCAGCAGGGGCTGGCGATCATCACCAAGCTGCTTCATGACTATCGCGATAATGAGGTTCTTCTTAATTACATGATCACCAATGAGCATTACATCCGTTTTGTCTTCGGTGAGGATCTGGATACCTTGCTCCGGCGGATGCACGGCCGGCAGATTGACAAGGCCTATCTTCTGGCGGCCAAGTTTTGCCTGAATAGCGGCTGGGAGGAGGGGGGGCGCAAATGCCTGCAGGAAGCGCTACGGATCAATCCGGGCAACCAGAAGGCGCAAAACTTGCTGCTCGATGTAAAATAGCGTTGCATTCTTTGGTAAAAAGCCCTATTTTAAAAAAAGAATATGCCCACATCCGATTGATATCAACAGGAGGTCGTTATGGCGTTAAGTGAAGTCATGCACGGAGATGTCGCAGTTCTCGAACTCAAGGGCAAACTGATGGGAGGTCCCGAGACGGTTGAAATTCATGATAAGGTCAAACAGCTGATCGGTCAGGGCGCCAAAAAGGTGGTCGCCGATGTCAATAAAGTGACCTGGATGAACAGCACCGGACTGGGTGCGCTGATCGGCGCGATGAGTTCGCTCCGTAATGCCGGCGGCGATCTGAAACTGGCCCGTATCACCGAGAATGTCGAAAATCTTTTTGTGATCACCAAGCTGGTCACGATATTTGATACCTTTGATAGCGTGGAAGAGGCTGTCACGGCATTCAAATAGCAGGCCCTGTTGGCGATCCGTTGAAAGGATGCAGTATGCCATCTGTATGTGAGAGATGGTGCATGAAACGAGTGCCCTGGATGGGAATGGTTCTTACTCTCTGGGGCACTCTTTTATTCGCGGCGGACATCGGC is a window from the bacterium genome containing:
- a CDS encoding nucleotide excision repair endonuclease, whose amino-acid sequence is MSEHLLAYLRQRHEPVAAAELAAEVLKLQHVPAAVAARLIDSLLAGEERVDRVGEDRYCYRSAAEVPLVARSWMVCCALPERVNHWLDWRALACARVCAEQIQPFDLITADKTDWSGQISRFLQHLAQEAADQTLVFSGFGNQISHFRRAAADLLPGAMPHSMLAMRPLAGRLYPDALLAGPEDLAALLGLPAWSDAEIEATLAQLAAIWEQVVHHLAARGIATDAQLTDFMAVEEAAMDWTPYAFDAGFIRSLPDRPGVYLMRDQDGAVIYIGKAGSLARRVKSYFIPGMVPDAKLEQIRRRLHQLEIREVGSELAALLLEQRFIRHFDPDINRQLQVQERPHRRRARFPRVLVLPSAVPEWLQLFFLDPQRGLASFWLARDYEQPGPPPPCHAAWQESGPEGDAAEDWLLRSRAALTQALQGFYWDTAGQGQTDAAEIAWSWLGDQAAPVPGVDLRKSASPAETVRLIEEYRLRLTDWQDQVIFT
- a CDS encoding M14 family zinc carboxypeptidase — encoded protein: MTARCGDKRTRGFLLMGCALMLAVGLPAQTPPAITSPAGFLGFTPGEDFRLADAGTILAYFRLLDRQSPRLQVQRLGQTTQGRTFWMAVISSPENLANQETLIQLQAQLADPREMVPAQARRLMRDARAVVCIACSIHPIEIGPAQMSMNLAYHLVSDNSEETRTILDRVILLLIPTHNPDGLDAVVEWYKKYRDTPFAGGPVPFLDHPYAGHDINRDWVVLSQKETRLTVEKVYSVWHPHVVFDLHQMGYTGPRMFLPPYRDPSDDNISPLLQAQTNALGTAIAAEMTAAGMAGVAHAFYFDAFASSRAYVYYHGGIRLLGEIASARLATPLTLTPSDLAGDSEIAPLRRSWQQPLPWKGGVWRLGHIVEYAEQASRALLSLAARDREGWLERSWKVQSDAVLPGDDREVFILPPRPFDAHAQYDLLSLLQTGQVEVYQARSKVAVAGTLYPEESYLIPTDQPNGAYVRTLLQTRLYVNRSGTETPYDVSSYNLAYAFGVKVLEGRGEILGDFEKVGRLPFPVSGVNDLPEHTGFFLDYRTQAANRVVNRLLAAGVPVFWLKELQRTAREVWPVGSCWIVTDSLKLLQDLSRIYHVTFTAGKLRAPQPAWRLRTPRIGLYTSYLAESDEGWTRYVLETNEFHYDRIINPTVQRGDLRRQYDVIILPSQPAADILEGAQPGQMPELFGGGIGASGNQELRRFVESGGTLIALNQACGVPLRWDLPVRDVTASLSQQELFVPGAFLRATFQGGHPLGYGLPTDLNIFNHFSPAFVVESGEAVLVYPNERLLQDGFARGEGLLIGRAALAWVPRGEGHVELVGFRPQFRAETRATFKALFNGLLLSAASEAVCP
- a CDS encoding STAS domain-containing protein, which translates into the protein MALSEVMHGDVAVLELKGKLMGGPETVEIHDKVKQLIGQGAKKVVADVNKVTWMNSTGLGALIGAMSSLRNAGGDLKLARITENVENLFVITKLVTIFDTFDSVEEAVTAFK